A single genomic interval of Rosistilla ulvae harbors:
- a CDS encoding serine/threonine-protein kinase: MSRSRLGPLALESKLGAHPSQSSVWSAVHVEQRIRLAIKVFSLPLGGTTESRKELAAEWARLKQLQHPAIARCYGGGFEETDAYLAYELVEGETLAQQIERRGRLPWETVLDYADNLIAAMVVAHDQQIIHGGLEPDKIMIEPLGQAQILDFRIDRYDSPYHTNQPASLLHYACRAPELITSTSNLSVKSDLYSLGAILYFALTGRPPISGDTPEAVAAASATEVPSPINAVVMECPIWFAAVIDQLLDKDPAGRPFGTQAAQLAFVEVRRKSASGVGVAEHASAGFSPLNMKVDKQEAKKVLGRADDGVLKPVDGASFYEKAWFLLFTLVVLVGVAAWFFIPPSEDKLRASAERMLATENRTNLRIAKDEYLMPMTRRFPDGKHIDWAMEQIDQIDMLEAEYQLGIKLKHGRPIRNEAERLYSQGREYEQFGDMVSAIDQYKNMVTLLDPEDEKSRPYINLAHRQISTIEREGTQSGVRVKLIEARLAEAESLEAQGRQIEARKIWYSIVELYADNQEMQRQVQIAQDKLREVTEKSKPRESDSSDE, translated from the coding sequence ATGTCTCGCTCTCGCCTCGGACCGCTCGCCCTAGAATCCAAGCTAGGTGCCCATCCTTCGCAGTCCTCGGTCTGGAGTGCCGTGCATGTGGAGCAGCGGATTCGGTTGGCGATCAAAGTCTTTTCGCTGCCGCTGGGAGGGACGACGGAGTCGCGGAAGGAGCTGGCGGCCGAATGGGCGCGGTTGAAACAATTGCAACATCCGGCGATCGCCCGCTGCTACGGCGGCGGGTTTGAAGAGACCGACGCCTACTTGGCGTACGAGCTGGTCGAGGGTGAAACGCTGGCTCAACAGATCGAACGCCGCGGGCGATTGCCTTGGGAAACGGTGCTCGATTACGCCGACAACCTGATCGCCGCGATGGTTGTGGCGCACGATCAACAGATCATTCACGGAGGGCTTGAGCCCGACAAGATCATGATCGAACCGCTGGGCCAGGCGCAGATCCTCGACTTCCGAATCGATCGCTACGATTCACCCTACCACACCAATCAGCCTGCATCGTTGTTGCACTACGCTTGCCGAGCGCCCGAACTGATCACATCGACAAGCAACCTGTCGGTCAAATCGGATCTCTATTCGCTCGGCGCAATCCTTTATTTCGCTTTGACCGGACGGCCTCCGATCTCTGGCGACACGCCCGAAGCGGTTGCTGCGGCGAGCGCCACCGAAGTCCCATCGCCGATCAATGCCGTCGTGATGGAGTGTCCGATCTGGTTCGCTGCCGTCATCGACCAGTTGTTAGACAAAGATCCCGCCGGGCGACCGTTTGGGACGCAAGCCGCTCAACTGGCCTTTGTCGAAGTCCGCCGCAAATCGGCGTCGGGAGTTGGCGTGGCCGAACACGCTTCGGCCGGCTTCAGTCCGCTGAACATGAAAGTCGACAAACAGGAAGCGAAGAAGGTGTTGGGGCGAGCCGACGATGGCGTGCTCAAACCTGTCGACGGCGCGTCGTTCTACGAGAAGGCTTGGTTCCTGTTGTTCACGTTAGTCGTCTTGGTTGGCGTGGCGGCATGGTTCTTCATTCCGCCGAGCGAAGACAAATTGCGAGCCAGCGCCGAACGGATGTTGGCGACTGAAAACCGGACCAATCTGCGGATCGCCAAAGACGAATATCTGATGCCGATGACGCGTCGCTTCCCCGATGGAAAGCACATCGATTGGGCGATGGAACAGATCGACCAGATCGACATGCTGGAAGCTGAATACCAATTGGGGATCAAGCTGAAGCATGGCCGCCCGATTCGCAACGAGGCAGAGCGGTTGTATTCACAGGGCCGCGAATACGAACAGTTTGGCGATATGGTTTCGGCGATCGATCAATATAAAAATATGGTCACGCTGTTGGATCCCGAGGATGAAAAATCGCGGCCCTACATCAATCTTGCACACCGCCAGATCAGCACGATCGAACGCGAAGGGACTCAGTCGGGCGTGCGGGTTAAATTGATCGAAGCTCGGTTGGCCGAAGCTGAATCCTTGGAAGCTCAGGGCCGCCAGATCGAAGCTCGCAAAATCTGGTACAGCATCGTCGAGCTGTATGCCGACAACCAAGAGATGCAGCGGCAAGTGCAGATCGCCCAAGACAAGCTCCGCGAAGTGACCGAGAAGTCCAAGCCACGGGAATCCGACAGCAGCGATGAGTGA
- a CDS encoding DUF1501 domain-containing protein, with translation MTTMNMLAYQSASQRARRDFLFQSLWGMGAVTLSNLLAPEEIVSNAAADERVDPLVKRDSHFPARAKNCIYIYLEGGPSQMDLYDPKPTLNKLDGQPLPESMLENMQFAFLQKETARIMGTSRKFSKHGKCGMDFSDLLPHLASCADDLCMVRSVHTDQFNHVPAQLLMNCGSAIAGRPSMGSWLCYGLGSESQNLPAYVSLATTGRGIPGGSASWSSGFLPSSYSGVLFGSEGQTVNNIQNPEGITDEIQRSSVNFINTLNRQRIDHTGDSELISRIKAYELGFRLQSSAPELTDLSNESQSTLDMYGFDRKEPEIKSNRGGKGLFREFAYDCLMARRLVERGVRVVNIIHSSWDHHSRLEPELTHNSLMADQPIAALIKDLKQRGLLDDTLVIVGSEFGRTPLGENRPGYKKVTGRDHHPGAFTILMAGGGVKQGFTYGASDDIGWHVAENPVHVHDLHATVLHLFGLDHTRLTYRVQGRDFRLTDVAGRVVNDILA, from the coding sequence ATGACCACCATGAATATGCTTGCCTATCAATCCGCCAGCCAACGCGCACGCCGCGACTTTCTATTTCAATCGCTATGGGGCATGGGGGCTGTAACGCTCTCGAACCTGCTTGCCCCGGAAGAGATCGTATCGAACGCGGCGGCCGATGAACGGGTGGATCCACTCGTTAAGAGGGACTCGCACTTTCCGGCCCGCGCAAAGAACTGTATCTATATCTATCTCGAAGGCGGGCCCAGCCAGATGGATCTTTACGATCCCAAGCCAACTTTGAACAAGCTCGATGGCCAGCCATTGCCGGAATCGATGCTCGAAAACATGCAGTTCGCATTCCTGCAAAAGGAAACGGCACGCATCATGGGGACATCGCGGAAGTTCTCTAAGCACGGCAAGTGCGGTATGGATTTCTCCGACCTTCTTCCCCACCTGGCAAGTTGCGCCGACGACCTGTGCATGGTCCGCTCGGTTCATACCGACCAATTTAATCATGTGCCTGCCCAACTGCTGATGAACTGCGGTTCGGCGATTGCCGGGCGGCCAAGTATGGGTTCTTGGCTTTGTTACGGATTGGGAAGTGAATCGCAGAATCTACCTGCGTATGTTTCACTGGCAACGACAGGACGCGGCATCCCCGGCGGCTCGGCGAGTTGGTCGAGCGGCTTTCTCCCTTCATCGTATTCCGGTGTGTTGTTCGGCAGCGAAGGGCAAACCGTCAATAACATCCAGAATCCCGAGGGAATCACGGATGAAATCCAGCGTTCTTCGGTGAACTTCATCAACACGTTAAATCGTCAAAGGATCGACCACACCGGCGACTCCGAGCTCATCAGCCGTATTAAAGCGTATGAACTCGGCTTCCGACTTCAATCGTCGGCTCCCGAACTAACGGATCTTTCGAACGAGTCCCAAAGTACGCTCGACATGTACGGTTTCGATCGCAAAGAGCCTGAGATTAAGAGCAACCGCGGAGGCAAAGGCCTCTTCCGCGAATTCGCTTACGATTGCTTGATGGCGCGGCGATTGGTGGAACGCGGTGTCCGTGTCGTCAATATCATTCACTCGTCATGGGATCACCACTCGCGACTCGAACCCGAATTGACACACAACAGCCTGATGGCCGATCAACCGATTGCCGCACTGATCAAGGATCTTAAGCAGCGCGGACTACTCGACGACACGTTGGTGATTGTCGGATCGGAGTTTGGCCGAACTCCCTTGGGCGAGAATCGGCCTGGGTACAAGAAGGTGACCGGTCGCGATCATCACCCCGGTGCGTTCACCATTCTGATGGCCGGGGGCGGCGTTAAGCAGGGCTTTACCTACGGAGCTTCCGACGATATCGGATGGCATGTTGCCGAGAACCCCGTCCACGTCCACGACCTGCATGCCACGGTGCTGCATTTGTTTGGTCTCGACCACACGCGTCTGACCTATCGCGTCCAAGGACGCGACTTCCGCCTAACCGATGTCGCCGGTCGGGTTGTCAACGATATCCTCGCGTAG
- a CDS encoding PSD1 and planctomycete cytochrome C domain-containing protein, which yields MVVVSLIILILFASSVGADEAPDFAREVLPILSKQCFACHGPDEETREGGLRLDMREHAVEELDSGSRAIVPGDADQSELMARVVTSDEFLQMPPPETGKSLSDDEKEILRRWVESGAKYSLHWAFQPIQKPTPPLSANGGWGRNEVDAFVLAKLQAADLSPSPEASPEELMRRLYLDLIGLPPTYTEVQEFASDPNDEAYGQIVDRLLASKHFGERWGRHWLDLARYADSNGYLGDELRPEAWRYRDWVIEAINSDLPYDQFSTEQIAGDLLEDATESQRIATGFHRNAMENTEAGVDKEADRVAQTVDRLSTFGTIWMGMTVGCAECHTHKYDPLTHQEFYQLYAFFNNLESDKVVLGYRDQVAEDSQEAKQREEKIDEIVAKILQDLDSLDPAQKELVDQRLDTLAKPEKHRTEEEKESLEHWLADLPDDTRSRLAEYEDLASKRPAPKQIVAPAVQQRRKPRQTFIHYRGDFRQPSDKVYPGTPSFLPPLESSEKEADRVDLAKWLFHPEHPLTARTAANHIWQHLFLEGMFRTEDNLGVAGDPPTHPQLLDWLAGELQENGWSRKSLIKTIVLSSTYRQSSQQTQRLKEVDPENRLLGRQFRYRLEAEIIRDLALSVSGLISKNIGGPSIRPPMNKRLTSISRNQSWDVSRGEQKYRRGMYILFRRATPFPMLSTFDGPDSTSACAAREISNSPLQSLTLLNDPVFFECAQSLGQQKLAAEEDAWISEMFQRMLSRNPTSEELAASQEFYRELLDSLENSKQSDLKAIVKDEKSSASLIQQAAQVLLARSLMNLDEFITRP from the coding sequence ATGGTCGTTGTTTCCCTGATCATCCTGATTCTCTTTGCAAGCTCCGTTGGGGCAGATGAAGCTCCCGACTTTGCTCGCGAGGTTCTCCCGATTCTGTCGAAACAGTGCTTTGCTTGTCACGGTCCAGACGAAGAGACGCGTGAGGGAGGACTGCGACTCGACATGCGCGAGCATGCGGTTGAAGAACTCGATAGCGGCAGCAGGGCGATCGTGCCCGGCGACGCTGACCAAAGCGAACTAATGGCCCGCGTGGTCACATCGGATGAGTTCCTACAGATGCCTCCCCCGGAAACGGGCAAGTCTTTGTCGGATGACGAGAAGGAGATCCTTCGACGCTGGGTCGAGAGTGGTGCAAAATATTCTTTGCACTGGGCGTTTCAGCCAATCCAGAAGCCGACTCCCCCACTGTCAGCAAACGGTGGCTGGGGACGCAACGAAGTGGATGCGTTTGTGCTGGCGAAGCTTCAAGCGGCCGATTTGTCTCCCAGTCCCGAGGCTTCACCAGAAGAGTTGATGCGTCGACTCTATCTCGATTTGATCGGCCTTCCACCGACCTATACAGAGGTTCAAGAGTTTGCCAGCGACCCCAATGACGAAGCCTACGGGCAGATCGTCGACAGGCTGCTTGCATCGAAGCACTTCGGCGAACGTTGGGGACGCCACTGGCTCGACCTGGCCCGGTACGCCGACAGCAACGGATATTTGGGAGACGAGCTTCGACCGGAGGCCTGGCGTTACCGCGACTGGGTGATCGAAGCGATCAACAGCGATCTGCCGTACGATCAGTTCTCGACGGAACAAATTGCTGGTGACTTGTTGGAGGACGCGACGGAATCACAGCGGATCGCCACCGGCTTTCATCGCAACGCCATGGAGAATACCGAAGCGGGTGTTGATAAAGAGGCCGACCGCGTCGCCCAAACGGTAGACCGGCTCAGTACCTTCGGAACGATCTGGATGGGCATGACGGTCGGGTGTGCCGAATGCCATACCCATAAATACGACCCGCTGACGCACCAGGAGTTCTATCAACTCTACGCGTTCTTCAACAATCTCGAGAGTGACAAAGTCGTCCTTGGCTATCGAGACCAAGTCGCCGAAGATTCCCAAGAGGCCAAGCAACGGGAAGAAAAGATCGACGAGATCGTTGCGAAGATTCTGCAGGACCTGGATTCCTTGGATCCTGCTCAGAAAGAGTTGGTCGACCAGCGTTTGGATACGCTGGCCAAGCCAGAGAAACATCGCACTGAGGAGGAGAAGGAGTCGCTCGAACACTGGCTTGCCGATCTGCCGGACGACACACGATCACGACTGGCCGAGTACGAAGATCTGGCCAGCAAACGACCGGCGCCGAAACAAATTGTCGCCCCCGCCGTGCAGCAACGCCGCAAGCCACGCCAAACATTCATTCACTATCGCGGCGACTTCCGACAACCAAGCGATAAGGTCTATCCAGGGACGCCTAGTTTTCTTCCTCCACTGGAATCAAGCGAGAAGGAAGCGGATCGTGTGGACTTGGCGAAGTGGCTATTCCATCCGGAGCATCCGCTGACCGCGCGGACAGCTGCCAATCACATCTGGCAGCATCTATTTCTGGAGGGAATGTTTCGGACCGAAGACAATCTTGGCGTCGCCGGGGATCCGCCGACGCATCCTCAGCTTCTCGATTGGTTAGCAGGCGAGCTACAGGAAAACGGCTGGAGCCGAAAGTCACTGATCAAGACGATTGTTCTTTCGTCGACCTATCGCCAAAGTTCTCAACAGACTCAGCGACTGAAGGAAGTGGATCCCGAGAACCGTTTGCTGGGCCGCCAGTTTCGATATCGCTTGGAAGCGGAAATCATTCGCGATCTGGCTCTCTCGGTGAGCGGCTTGATCTCAAAGAACATCGGCGGCCCCAGTATTCGCCCACCGATGAATAAACGCCTGACTTCGATCAGTCGAAATCAGAGCTGGGATGTGAGTCGTGGGGAACAGAAGTACCGACGGGGTATGTATATCCTGTTCCGCCGGGCTACTCCGTTTCCGATGCTTTCTACCTTTGACGGTCCCGACTCGACGTCCGCCTGTGCAGCTCGCGAGATCTCAAACTCTCCCCTGCAGTCGCTCACCCTGTTGAACGATCCGGTTTTCTTTGAGTGTGCTCAATCGCTTGGGCAGCAAAAGCTTGCCGCCGAAGAAGACGCTTGGATTTCCGAGATGTTTCAGCGCATGCTCTCACGAAATCCGACCAGCGAAGAGTTGGCAGCCTCGCAGGAGTTCTATCGGGAGTTGCTCGATTCCCTGGAAAACAGCAAGCAATCCGATCTGAAAGCGATTGTGAAAGACGAGAAGAGCAGCGCGTCTCTCATTCAGCAAGCCGCTCAGGTTCTATTGGCGCGAAGCCTGATGAATCTCGACGAATTTATCACCCGCCCCTAG
- a CDS encoding DUF1559 domain-containing protein, whose amino-acid sequence MLRFHPFRRHGFTLVELLVVIAIIGILVGLLLPAVQAAREAARRMSCGNNLKQIGLGLHNYHDTFQSFPIGSRHSKGDLANPGFGVSWWLGLLPFVEQGNLSDQLTVDGNHPGSLSNGGGGAYDGHAVNGPIIDGIEIDVMLCPSSPLQAVRSSGYSYTITCPQYTGISGAANDALGFNLNPTNREWVGYQSGIVSLSGMLTPLNSIKMRDATDGLSNTLIVGEQADFVVDTNGNRTATINNHQGFMCGINKTAFGFTERTFNTTTIMYPINGSSLSLTGVKNNDGTNNGIFSAHPGGSLVAISDGAVRFASENLELRTLKLLATRDDGQVLGEF is encoded by the coding sequence ATGTTGCGGTTCCATCCTTTCCGTCGACACGGATTCACCCTAGTCGAGCTCTTGGTCGTCATCGCCATCATCGGCATCTTGGTCGGGCTTCTTCTTCCCGCCGTGCAAGCCGCCCGCGAAGCAGCCCGGCGGATGTCGTGCGGTAACAATCTGAAACAGATCGGCCTAGGACTGCATAACTACCACGACACCTTCCAATCGTTCCCGATCGGTTCGCGACATTCGAAGGGCGACTTGGCGAACCCAGGGTTTGGTGTCTCGTGGTGGCTAGGGCTGTTGCCGTTTGTAGAGCAGGGCAATCTATCCGACCAATTAACCGTTGATGGTAATCACCCGGGCAGCCTGTCCAACGGTGGCGGTGGCGCATACGACGGTCACGCCGTGAATGGACCGATCATCGACGGGATCGAAATCGACGTGATGCTTTGCCCCTCGAGCCCGCTGCAAGCCGTTCGCAGTTCGGGTTATTCCTACACGATTACCTGTCCGCAATACACGGGCATTTCGGGAGCCGCCAACGATGCGTTGGGCTTTAACCTGAATCCTACCAATCGCGAGTGGGTAGGTTATCAAAGTGGGATTGTTTCGCTGAGCGGCATGTTAACCCCACTCAACTCCATCAAAATGCGTGATGCGACCGATGGGCTTTCCAACACGCTCATTGTTGGCGAGCAGGCTGATTTCGTCGTCGATACAAATGGCAATCGTACGGCGACCATCAACAACCACCAGGGATTCATGTGCGGCATCAATAAGACAGCATTCGGATTTACCGAACGCACTTTCAATACGACCACCATCATGTATCCGATCAACGGATCGTCCTTGAGCCTAACCGGCGTGAAGAACAACGACGGCACCAACAACGGTATCTTCTCGGCTCACCCTGGCGGGTCATTAGTTGCGATCAGCGATGGGGCGGTGCGTTTCGCAAGCGAAAACCTCGAGCTACGAACACTAAAACTCCTGGCGACACGCGATGATGGTCAGGTCCTTGGCGAATTCTAG
- a CDS encoding alpha/beta hydrolase family protein, with protein sequence MQHFTLFRSQLKPFRFFGLIVLLLASTGEIEAVDPSPQELPNSSVDPRYIEAEFVSTFDRTMQPLRYALPPKSQDAERPVLVFLHSWSSDYHLHKPEWLRAALSRGWIFVEPNFRGPNDTPEACGSAAARADVLDCVEFAIKHLNADTNRIYLAGASGGGHMTMLMAGRHPERFTAASAWVGISDLKKWYEHHSPNGIPQNYAKKVAKCCGSAPGVSKLVDQQYYQRSPIHWITNAGDLPLDIAAGVHDGQSGSVPFQHSVRLYNAIAKSHAAPLVSDAEMQQLWDLGKLTKPQAQDTAEDPTYRRDIKLRRKTNNARLTIFEGGHEGLAEAACAWLEVQRRSTRLSSVLE encoded by the coding sequence ATGCAACACTTCACCTTGTTTCGATCTCAACTGAAACCATTTAGATTCTTTGGGCTGATCGTTTTGCTACTCGCGTCGACTGGTGAAATAGAAGCCGTGGATCCATCACCCCAAGAGTTGCCCAACTCATCCGTCGATCCGCGATATATCGAGGCTGAATTCGTCAGCACGTTCGACAGGACGATGCAACCGCTTCGCTACGCACTTCCTCCAAAAAGCCAGGATGCAGAGCGTCCCGTTCTCGTGTTCCTGCATTCCTGGAGTAGCGACTATCATCTGCATAAACCCGAGTGGCTGCGTGCCGCTTTGAGTCGCGGTTGGATCTTTGTCGAGCCCAATTTCCGCGGCCCCAATGACACCCCTGAGGCCTGCGGTTCAGCAGCAGCACGTGCCGATGTGTTGGACTGCGTCGAATTTGCGATCAAGCATTTGAATGCTGACACGAATCGGATCTACCTTGCAGGTGCTTCGGGAGGTGGTCATATGACGATGCTGATGGCAGGCCGGCATCCCGAGCGATTTACCGCGGCTTCTGCGTGGGTTGGAATCAGCGATTTGAAGAAGTGGTATGAACACCATTCTCCCAACGGCATCCCCCAGAACTATGCCAAGAAGGTTGCCAAGTGCTGTGGCAGTGCTCCTGGTGTCAGCAAGCTGGTGGACCAGCAGTACTACCAGCGTTCCCCGATTCATTGGATCACCAACGCGGGAGATCTACCACTCGACATCGCCGCAGGTGTTCACGATGGCCAGTCCGGCTCGGTACCATTCCAACACTCGGTCCGACTCTATAACGCAATTGCCAAAAGCCATGCCGCTCCTCTTGTGAGCGACGCAGAGATGCAGCAGCTTTGGGACCTGGGCAAACTCACCAAACCCCAGGCCCAGGACACGGCAGAGGACCCAACTTATCGACGAGACATCAAACTTCGACGGAAGACCAACAACGCACGCTTGACCATCTTCGAGGGAGGCCATGAAGGACTTGCCGAAGCGGCTTGCGCCTGGTTGGAAGTCCAGCGGCGATCTACACGCCTGTCGTCCGTCCTTGAGTAA
- a CDS encoding carboxypeptidase-like regulatory domain-containing protein: MFSGRIVLLCLIAGGLSLGCSRAHNLPGETGTLKGHVSYRDGTIPEGSSVVMLHKGTGIPAVGVTDSDGNFTMIMREGPDVLVGDYVVNIRPPGEIDDNVLEITAETVPPLWNEVPQKYWNPSTSNEAYTVNSGTNFYEFTLTDN, translated from the coding sequence ATGTTTTCAGGCCGTATCGTCTTGCTTTGTTTGATTGCCGGTGGCTTGAGCCTGGGATGCAGTCGTGCACACAATCTTCCCGGAGAAACGGGCACTTTAAAGGGACACGTTAGCTACCGCGACGGGACCATTCCTGAAGGTTCCTCGGTCGTCATGCTTCACAAGGGGACCGGAATTCCTGCGGTCGGCGTGACAGATTCCGACGGCAACTTCACAATGATCATGCGAGAAGGCCCCGACGTTCTCGTCGGTGACTATGTTGTCAATATCCGACCGCCGGGCGAGATTGATGACAACGTATTGGAGATCACCGCTGAGACCGTACCGCCGCTTTGGAATGAGGTCCCACAAAAATACTGGAATCCATCGACCAGCAACGAGGCCTACACGGTGAATTCAGGTACCAACTTTTACGAGTTCACGCTAACTGACAATTAG
- a CDS encoding sigma-70 family RNA polymerase sigma factor encodes MSDLDLSAQSNADGMNRKVEELNEDAEAREMELRLEFEQMLQASRDKLMLYLVALVSNVADAEDLCQRISLVMWQKFSDYDRSRSFLSWACGIARFEAYNFRRARVADRMLWRNDLPELLASTLENLDQAPSHQRLSALRNCVQALPEREQSFVWQIYWEGRSFDSIAQSLGCSVRTFYNRMYLLRRRLSHCVARRSKAE; translated from the coding sequence ATGTCCGATCTTGATTTGTCAGCGCAAAGTAATGCGGACGGAATGAATCGAAAAGTAGAAGAATTGAACGAGGATGCCGAAGCCCGAGAGATGGAGCTGCGTCTGGAGTTCGAACAGATGCTACAAGCTTCACGGGATAAACTGATGCTCTACCTGGTCGCGCTCGTGAGCAATGTCGCTGATGCGGAAGACCTTTGTCAGCGGATAAGCCTGGTAATGTGGCAGAAATTTTCCGATTACGACCGTTCACGTAGCTTCCTGTCGTGGGCATGTGGGATCGCACGATTCGAAGCGTATAACTTTCGTCGGGCGCGTGTCGCAGATCGAATGCTTTGGCGAAACGACCTGCCAGAACTATTGGCCAGCACGCTCGAGAATTTAGACCAAGCCCCATCTCATCAGCGATTGTCGGCATTGCGAAATTGTGTGCAGGCACTTCCCGAGCGGGAGCAATCCTTTGTCTGGCAAATCTACTGGGAAGGACGCTCGTTCGATTCCATTGCGCAATCACTGGGCTGCTCGGTTCGCACGTTTTACAACCGAATGTATTTACTCCGGCGTCGATTGTCCCATTGTGTCGCCAGGCGTTCGAAGGCGGAATAG